A window of Mucilaginibacter robiniae genomic DNA:
ATAGTGCGTTTGTCGCTGGGCTGACATCTGTAAAACCATTTGTGTAAAATCAGGCTTCTGGCTCAACTCCTCGATCAATTGCAGTACGTACATTTTGGGAAGCAGATAAATAACCGAAGGTTCTATGGTTTCAATAGTGAACACACTAGAGACATGATTAATAAAACTATCAAAGGAAGTTAACCCCTCATTTTCAAATAAGAACTGTACCGTTTTTTCTTCTCCATTTTTGTTAAAGTACGTTCGTACGCAGCCTTTTTCAATGAAAATATAGTTTTGAGAAACTTTGCCTTCTTCCAATAAAACATACTTAGCCGGCACTTCCATTCGTTTCTGAAAGGGCAAATATTTATCCCAGTAGGCATTTAGTTGAGGAAAACTGTTTCTGAAATGAAAAAACATAACCTGTTATGCAAGTAGGCTAATATAGTAGATTAAAAGCAGCGCCTTTAAGCAGTTAGCTAAAACTTACTCCTAATTAGCAAAACACAAATGAAGGTTGCATCTTGCTATTGATAAGCTTACATTTATCATCATTGTGCCTAACGTACTATATATCATCAGTAACTCAAAGTCACAAACAGGCAGTTGATAATTTCACACCTA
This region includes:
- a CDS encoding Crp/Fnr family transcriptional regulator, with the protein product MFFHFRNSFPQLNAYWDKYLPFQKRMEVPAKYVLLEEGKVSQNYIFIEKGCVRTYFNKNGEEKTVQFLFENEGLTSFDSFINHVSSVFTIETIEPSVIYLLPKMYVLQLIEELSQKPDFTQMVLQMSAQRQTHYINEFVSFIRDTPEERYQNLLNERPHIVQRVPQHYIASYLGVSTVHLSRIKSKLAKGKLHF